One genomic region from Acidimicrobiia bacterium encodes:
- a CDS encoding alkaline phosphatase family protein, translating to MAMTTGSPTWLAPERAADADAALAILTDSALEPIVDMVLLARDEAYEARSAEGMVRFRRDGDGGYEVVETEGADPLADQSVDRFTPLADELANTNPHRRENSYPHAFDHVAQLFDHPAAPDLCVLHSADHNWEDQGGHRGEHGSLGIVQARAPLVLAGKGVRTDGVVPRSARLVDVAPTVLELLGVDRAADGTHLAGQDGVVLDDSLDPSAGRLRHVVAFLFDGTNSNVLYDMAGRGEAPNVARLIEMGTAYGYGAMAGLPTVTLANHTSVITGRLPGHHGILHNAWFDRRTGEQIITNSNATWPTAMNSCVDGIDSIHDAIHRVEPGMFTASVNEPCDIGADYSTFQFFRRGEVPPIPKSPDGLPHTTERFVRPSKDYSWSSVVDHMGTDQAVGIWGGSYRDESYPLPRFMFCNFTLTDSAMHEGGPHSEVAAASVRDSDGRMGEILAAIERAGAFDDTAFVLLADHGMEETDPAVNGDWDVPLRDADLTFRDEGYGFLYLGETPG from the coding sequence GCCGCCCTCGCGATCCTCACCGACTCCGCGCTCGAGCCGATCGTCGACATGGTGCTCCTGGCCCGGGACGAGGCCTATGAAGCCCGCTCGGCCGAGGGCATGGTTCGGTTCCGACGCGATGGCGACGGTGGGTACGAGGTCGTGGAGACCGAGGGCGCCGACCCGCTCGCCGACCAGTCCGTCGATCGGTTCACGCCGCTGGCCGACGAGCTCGCCAACACCAACCCGCACCGGCGCGAGAACTCGTACCCGCACGCCTTCGACCACGTTGCGCAGCTCTTCGATCACCCGGCTGCACCGGACCTGTGCGTGTTGCACTCGGCCGATCACAACTGGGAGGACCAGGGCGGCCATCGCGGCGAGCACGGCTCGCTCGGGATCGTCCAGGCCCGCGCACCATTGGTGCTTGCGGGCAAGGGCGTGCGCACGGACGGCGTGGTCCCGCGTTCGGCGCGCCTCGTGGACGTTGCGCCCACCGTGCTCGAGCTGCTCGGCGTCGATCGAGCCGCCGACGGCACGCACCTCGCCGGTCAGGACGGCGTCGTGCTCGACGACTCACTCGATCCTTCGGCCGGCCGGCTGCGCCACGTGGTGGCGTTCCTGTTCGACGGCACGAACTCGAACGTGTTGTACGACATGGCCGGACGGGGCGAGGCCCCGAACGTCGCCCGCCTCATCGAGATGGGCACTGCCTACGGCTATGGCGCGATGGCGGGGCTGCCCACGGTCACCCTGGCCAACCATACGTCAGTGATCACGGGTCGGCTCCCCGGGCACCACGGCATCCTCCACAACGCGTGGTTCGACCGGCGTACCGGCGAACAGATCATCACCAACTCCAACGCCACATGGCCGACCGCGATGAACAGCTGCGTGGACGGCATCGACTCGATCCACGACGCCATCCACCGCGTCGAGCCCGGAATGTTCACCGCATCGGTGAACGAGCCCTGCGACATCGGCGCCGACTACTCCACCTTTCAGTTCTTCCGCCGCGGCGAAGTGCCACCGATCCCGAAGTCGCCCGACGGGCTGCCCCACACGACAGAGCGTTTCGTGCGACCGTCGAAGGACTACTCGTGGTCGTCGGTCGTCGACCACATGGGCACCGACCAGGCCGTGGGCATCTGGGGCGGGTCGTACCGGGACGAGTCGTATCCGTTGCCCCGGTTCATGTTCTGCAACTTCACGCTCACCGACTCGGCGATGCACGAGGGCGGACCGCACTCCGAGGTGGCCGCGGCGTCAGTGCGCGATAGCGACGGCCGCATGGGCGAGATCTTGGCGGCGATCGAGCGGGCCGGCGCGTTCGACGACACCGCGTTCGTGCTCCTCGCCGACCACGGCATGGAGGAGACCGACCCGGCGGTGAACGGCGACTGGGACGTGCCACTGCGCGACGCCGACCTCACCTTCCGCGACGAGGGCTACGGCTTCCTGTACCTCGGCGAAACGCCCGGCTGA
- the truA gene encoding tRNA pseudouridine(38-40) synthase TruA, producing MSEAPSGVAWRAQPESAPPTNTLKLVIAYDGTAFRGFATQIGQRTIEGELTAAFDKILPTSAAPLGLRCAGRTDAGVHAWGQVVSVKIPAEAEPERVRRALNGILAPEIVVRRCQRVDASFDARRSATWRRYQYTIVNRPEPDPFLARYAWWLPDPLDVSRLRLAADPFVGEHDFASFCRRGPEGSTTVRRVLDSHWLDDDGSGVLTYEIRATAFCWQMVRAIVGTMIDAATDKLRPGDIMNILRANNRQAAGRIAPPQGLSLQQVGY from the coding sequence ATGAGCGAGGCCCCGTCCGGCGTCGCCTGGCGGGCGCAACCGGAGTCGGCACCACCCACCAACACCCTGAAGCTCGTCATCGCGTACGACGGCACCGCCTTCCGCGGCTTCGCGACCCAGATCGGCCAACGCACTATCGAAGGTGAGCTCACCGCCGCGTTCGACAAGATCCTGCCGACGTCAGCGGCGCCGCTCGGCTTGAGGTGCGCGGGGCGGACCGACGCCGGTGTGCACGCGTGGGGCCAAGTGGTGAGCGTAAAGATCCCGGCGGAGGCCGAACCGGAGCGCGTCCGCCGCGCGCTCAACGGCATCCTCGCTCCCGAGATCGTCGTGCGCCGTTGCCAGCGCGTCGATGCGTCGTTCGACGCGCGCCGGTCTGCCACATGGCGTCGCTACCAGTACACGATCGTCAACCGGCCGGAACCCGACCCGTTCCTTGCTCGGTACGCCTGGTGGCTCCCCGACCCGCTCGACGTCTCACGTCTGCGCCTCGCGGCCGATCCGTTCGTAGGCGAGCACGACTTCGCGTCGTTCTGCCGGCGAGGCCCCGAGGGCTCGACGACGGTGCGGCGGGTGCTCGACTCGCACTGGCTCGACGACGACGGCAGCGGCGTCCTCACCTACGAGATCCGGGCGACCGCGTTCTGCTGGCAGATGGTGCGAGCGATCGTCGGCACCATGATCGACGCCGCCACCGACAAGCTGCGCCCCGGCGACATCATGAACATCCTGCGAGCAAACAACCGCCAAGCCGCCGGCCGCATCGCCCCACCCCAAGGCCTCTCGCTCCAGCAGGTGGGGTACTGA
- a CDS encoding alpha/beta hydrolase: MKTLAICLTICLSVAIWAAGAGNAGAASASGADCTTAPAVLGIDSLDSPVSPLQQLDVYGFEDAKGCDSVPVVVYVHGGGWRKGDKRVVGNKATFFNELGYVFVSVNYRLSDPVRNPDRPQHPAHADDVGAAVAWVEQHIDAYGGDSEQLALIGHSAGAHLVALVGLDDTYVEQADGDVSAIQCVISNDTASYDLLARGEDGPGAKLLVANAFGADEDTLRDASPLTHVGDDDDTPDFLVVRRGTPDRQGAQTAFGDALEAAGGSVTMVDTPGYTHADVNAQIGVPGETVITPPIEEFAQDCLG; encoded by the coding sequence ATGAAGACGCTTGCCATCTGCCTGACCATCTGCCTCTCGGTTGCGATCTGGGCGGCGGGAGCCGGGAACGCCGGCGCCGCCAGCGCCTCAGGCGCCGACTGCACCACCGCACCGGCGGTCCTCGGGATCGACTCTCTGGACAGTCCGGTCTCGCCACTCCAACAGCTCGACGTGTACGGATTCGAGGACGCCAAGGGCTGCGACTCCGTTCCCGTCGTCGTGTACGTGCACGGTGGCGGTTGGCGCAAGGGCGACAAACGCGTGGTCGGCAACAAGGCCACGTTCTTCAACGAGCTCGGGTATGTGTTCGTGAGCGTCAACTACCGGCTCTCCGACCCCGTCCGTAACCCCGACCGTCCTCAACACCCGGCGCACGCCGACGACGTCGGCGCCGCGGTGGCGTGGGTGGAACAGCACATCGATGCCTATGGCGGCGACAGTGAGCAGCTCGCGCTCATCGGTCACTCGGCCGGTGCGCACCTCGTGGCGCTCGTCGGTCTCGACGACACCTACGTCGAGCAGGCCGACGGCGATGTGTCAGCGATCCAGTGCGTGATCTCCAACGACACCGCGTCGTACGACCTCCTCGCTCGTGGTGAGGACGGACCCGGAGCAAAACTGCTCGTGGCCAACGCGTTCGGCGCCGATGAGGACACCCTGCGAGACGCGTCGCCATTGACGCACGTCGGCGATGACGACGACACGCCCGACTTCCTCGTCGTGCGCCGCGGCACGCCCGACCGCCAGGGCGCGCAAACCGCCTTCGGCGATGCGCTCGAAGCGGCGGGCGGCAGCGTGACCATGGTCGACACCCCCGGTTACACCCACGCCGACGTCAACGCCCAGATCGGTGTCCCCGGCGAAACGGTGATCACCCCACCCATCGAGGAGTTCGCTCAGGACTGCCTCGGTTGA
- a CDS encoding DNA-directed RNA polymerase subunit alpha, protein MLIIQRPEVEAGEAEGNVQSFVISPLEPGFGHTLGNSLRRTLLSSIPGAAVTQVRFDEALHEFDTIPGVKEDVTDLILNIKDLVLRCSSEEAVSLRLDKRGPGEVTAGDIQTTSDVEVLNPALHIANVNQRGRLAIDLTVEQGRGYLSAERNKRTSTIGVIPVDAIFSPVRRVAFSVEPTRVEQATNYDKLTLEIETDGSVTPREALASAGDTLRSLVALVADLSDEPRGLELGEVSPATSASPDLELPIEELDLSERPRNCLKRARVDTIGQLVQKTEDDLLAITNFGSKSLEEVLQKLDERGLALRVKE, encoded by the coding sequence ATGCTGATCATCCAGCGACCTGAGGTCGAGGCCGGCGAGGCCGAGGGCAACGTCCAGTCGTTCGTGATCTCGCCGCTCGAGCCGGGCTTCGGTCACACGCTCGGCAACAGCCTGCGCCGCACGCTGCTGTCGTCGATCCCCGGCGCGGCCGTCACGCAGGTGCGCTTCGACGAGGCGCTTCACGAGTTCGACACGATCCCCGGTGTGAAGGAAGACGTCACCGACCTCATCCTGAACATCAAGGACCTCGTGCTGCGCTGCTCCAGCGAGGAGGCGGTGTCACTGCGTCTCGACAAGCGCGGCCCGGGTGAGGTGACCGCGGGTGACATCCAGACCACCTCCGACGTGGAGGTGCTGAACCCCGCGCTGCACATCGCCAACGTGAACCAGCGCGGTCGCCTCGCCATCGACCTCACGGTCGAGCAGGGGCGTGGCTACCTCTCGGCCGAGCGCAACAAGCGCACGTCCACGATCGGTGTGATCCCGGTCGACGCCATCTTCTCGCCGGTGCGCCGCGTGGCGTTCTCGGTCGAGCCGACGCGTGTCGAGCAGGCCACCAACTACGACAAGCTCACGCTCGAGATCGAGACCGACGGATCGGTCACCCCGCGCGAGGCCCTGGCCTCGGCGGGTGACACGCTGCGGAGCCTCGTGGCCCTGGTCGCCGACCTGTCCGACGAGCCCCGCGGCCTCGAGCTCGGCGAGGTGTCGCCGGCCACGTCGGCGTCGCCCGACCTCGAGCTGCCCATCGAGGAGCTCGACCTGTCGGAGCGGCCCCGCAACTGCCTCAAGCGGGCACGCGTCGACACGATCGGTCAGCTCGTGCAGAAGACCGAAGACGATCTGCTCGCGATCACCAACTTCGGCTCGAAGTCTCTCGAGGAAGTGCTCCAGAAGCTCGACGAGCGCGGCCTCGCGTTGCGCGTCAAGGAGTAA
- the rplQ gene encoding 50S ribosomal protein L17 — protein sequence MATPRKGPRFGRDPAHQRLMMANLAASLFEAEHVVTTVAKAKALRPYAEQLITKAKRGGVHDRRMVISKMHDKRATHKLFAEIAPRYAERPGGYLRILKLGPRPGDNAPMARIELV from the coding sequence GTGGCCACGCCCCGCAAGGGACCGCGTTTCGGGAGGGATCCGGCGCACCAGCGCCTGATGATGGCGAACCTCGCCGCGAGCCTGTTCGAGGCCGAGCACGTCGTCACCACCGTGGCCAAGGCCAAGGCGTTGCGTCCCTACGCCGAGCAGCTCATCACCAAGGCCAAGCGCGGCGGCGTGCACGACCGGCGCATGGTCATCTCGAAGATGCACGACAAGCGCGCCACCCACAAGCTCTTCGCCGAGATCGCCCCCCGCTACGCCGAGCGCCCCGGTGGCTACCTGCGCATCCTCAAGCTCGGGCCCCGGCCGGGTGACAACGCGCCCATGGCGCGCATCGAGCTGGTCTGA